cgtgagcctgccgtcagatggcgacaccaacccacgagcaatgcattttcaagtgcacccttcttttcccacccccctccgcacaggaagaggcgcgtcgaatgtgtaaccaaggcgcacgacagtggttctgctcaggcaagcctacctataacaaaaattgttctccaagtgtgtaccttcattttctcgtgaaaatgtgaaagccgagtgaatggggctttttgaggcgcgtgttgatcttcctttctattatgattattatttttcaccctttcattgagtccatttcctgctttttgtgccacatatttagcacttagaggtggggggggggggggggattgctgatgtgtaagatggaaacgaagaggaaagtgagccccgaaacaactgtctgcatcaggatgcgacacctcagcggtagctcacaagggatggggggtgaggacggattaaaaggataggaataatggtgtagagaaagagagatgagggaaaccagagtgagacgacatatcgagggaataggagtaaaaatgaaacaaaacattcgaacgcaaacaccccgtacatccaaccgccattgagcgcacctagttgtttggcaagtatgtatgagtgattcttaagagggaaaggaagataaaattgagtcccgttactgtctgctattgagcaagtaggcgcgctcagtggcagttggatgtacggggtgtttgtgttagaatgttttgttgcattttactccttgtcattgcgccgacttgtatgcatataccaacactgccggtggtctctcgtcgtcttcgccactctacgtaatggtcgcaaatgagcgacaacgcaaggagcaagtttttttggcgtggcagtgcgcatttggcctcggtgatgcgaggcgcgctgttggcgtgaatggtggcgtctcgcactccgtcgcgccccttcgggaagcgacgagctacagcgtcgattgatgtgttgcctggaaggcgaaagaaatgcgcagcaggctgtattgtacagcggtagtggtttcgtttcggtgtacctctttgcagccgcgaactgcacggttgcccgaaaatgagcgccagccagcatcctggcgcacgcttccgcgctcgcacgcggacgggttctcacgcgtcggccaatgggagggagagagatgggtcgtgcggcgaagccgcttgccgttctccggcaggagcgcagtttcgctccgccagtcgaggtgatcggacgtacgaaccatggcccgaactaaacaaaccgcgcgcaagagtaccggaggcaaggctccgcgtaagcagcttgctaccaaggctgctcgcaagagtgcccctgccacaggcggggtgaagaaacctcaccgttacaggcctggaaccgtggccctgcgtgaaattcgccgataccagaagtcgaccgaactgctgatccgcaagcttccctttcagcgcctggtgcgggaaatcgctcaggacttcaagacggacctccgtttccagagttctgccgtgatggcccttcaggaagctagcgaggcctacctcgttggtcttttcgaagacaccaacctgtgcgccatccacgctaagcgcgtcaccatcatgccaaaggacatccagctggctcggcgcattcgcggtgagcgcgcctaagttgggctgctccctgcgcttcggtcgacaggcaagcaacaacaaacggtccttctcaggaccaccaacgtgtctgctttggctacgagaccactccaggccacgtactccggccgcaccctcttttgctgtcatgttttgtacgttcgtggctgcgctgtctagcgagcggaagaaaggaacgtcggcgcgtcgttattacgaagaaatggctcagctttgacaattcaaggtaaaagtgtgtaccattatgagtagacagacaaaaggtaggctagcttcagtcggtatgtgtgcagcagccgtgctgcgaacctgtggtgtgtcaatttcatttatgtgtttagctttttgcccgccgcttgtaaggtgtttttgagggcttctgtttgcgtaacgccatggtgacttgggctgctggaccccggcgcaacttttgggtgcactcgtaggaggtgatgaagttttaccgagagacgaaataaacaattgtatcgggccacttggtaaggatccatcttgctaggaagcgctgccactattacacagacctcacaacacaagcgcttaacttcaactgaacgtttattgcaaacgtcagagtttatagaaaaagaatagtaaaaggtagacaactaaaagcacacgtgccagtcccgcacattactatctgttattctctatcaccccatccaaaacacagttctttccgcgtgagcgcgatagagagtgcacaaacacactcaaaatcatcgcgtgtcatttcctttcatttcttttgaaacagaacaagtttttaagccatattctggacagtttttttttgtttgttttttttgcaataaacgtttagttgaagttaagcgcttgtgttgtgtgttctgtgtaatagtggctgcgcttcctagcaagacagacgaaataaattgtgttagaagcacgaaatgaaatgcgctaacggcgggttctctctctctcttcttttttaccttacgtttgtttttcgattcaaaagtattaaatttactctgtccctgtgctgacccgttcaggtgtcatcgtaaagatagacggttacgtgtggagcttcacagtaactaatgacaacgcttacatgcccttttctgtctctttcggtgccgagctgcgtgatttggttgtctctgtgcagcatttggcgttgcgcactggtggctaactgatgtcgcgaggaaatatatatataatatagacaaaaacaaacacgcttgagggtacgaacagagccatcgtgactgcgaagcgaagcccggccgcgtcacctgtttgggtggtccttagaaggaccgtttggggaatgcggcgagcgcgcggaaggggtgctcgcttacgccttcttctccgtcttcttcggaagaagcacggcttgaatgttgggcaacacaccgccctgcgcgatggtgacgccggaaagcagtttgttcagctcctcgtcgttgcggatggcgagctgcaagtgacgggggatgatccgggtcttcttgttgtcacgagcggcgttgcccgccagctcgagcacctcggcggccaggtactcgagtacggcagccaggtagaccggggcgcccgctccgacgcgctcggcgtagtttcccttgcgtaggaggcggtgaatacggcccacggggaactgaagccccgcgcggctagaacgggtcttgctcttgcctttcgccttgccgcccttgccacgtccggacatggtgttgcttttcgcttgccggttgagaaaaactgtgttggtggttcgtggaagaatgagacgcctaatttctgcagcccattagggagcacggcgcagcgtcttaggggggggggggagtgggagaAAAGTGGATAGGAGTGTAGGTGTTAGAGGTGTAGTGGCCAGGCGAACATCAGCACAGATGGCAGGCCGGCAGCAAGGGCGGGGGTGGCAGGGGTCCCGGTCTCAGCGGTAGGCCGCGATTCCCGTCTCGTCGAGGAACACCACCAGGCTCCGCAGCGCTGGCAGATGAGGACGAGACGGGAAGATGAAGTGTTCCAGTGTGGAGGCAGGAAGGCCCTGTCTCCTGTAGGCTGTGGTGAGCCTCGAACGTTCCTGTGCCAGGCCAGGACAGGCACAGAGGAGATGTTCGAGGGTCTCGGGATCGCCGCAGCGGTCGCAGGCCGGGGAGGTGCAGCGGCccttggcgtggcggcgggccgcGGTCCACACGCAGCCGGTCCGTAGTCGCAGCAGGGTGGCTCTTTCCCTCCTGGTTAGGCCCTTCTCTGGTAGAAGCTTCGGTCCCCGTCCGCTGGCCACCCGCTGGTCTGGGTGGACTGTGATGAGAAGCTTCTTAAGACGAGCCTGCGTAAAGTCCCTGGCCGCCACGGCCCGGGTGATGGGGGTGCCAGGCTGATGGGCTGCCTTAGCCAGTGTGTCCGCCTCCTCATTGCCAGCTATGCCCACGtgggagggcagccagtggaaggagacggacgtcCCTGACGTCGTGAGCGCCCGGAACTTAGAAGCCAGGAGGCTGCCATTGAGCCCGCCCCGGCGATGGTTGGACAGGGTCTGCAGGGCTGCTCTGCTGTCGCACACTACTGCAACCGGCTCAGCAGGGGGGTCTTCAGCCAGGAGGTCCGCTGCCAGGTGGAGTCCCGCCAGCtccgcagccgtggagctcgctgGGAAGGGAAGCTGGCATTGCCTGCTGCTGGCCCTGGAAGGGATGACACACGCTGCTGCCGCAGTCCCGTCCGCCAGGACGGATCCATCGGTGAAAACCTGCAGCCGCCCCGCCAGCTGTTCCTGGAGCTTGCAGGTGGCAGCCTGCTGCAATGCGGCCGCAGGTGTTCGATGTTTGGCTGCGCCATCCAAGAAGAGGTGGACCTCTGGCGGCCGGTGGTGTGGCGGTGGTGAGGCTACCGGGACTGGCGGATCCGGGACCATCTCGTGATACAGCTGGCATAGTCCTCCCATCCGTGACTGGGGCTGGTTGCGGAGACGCTCCAGGAGGGCCCTGCCGTCGGCGGCCCGGTGCAGGCGGTCTATGTGCCCCAGCGCGCGTTGAAGCATGCGGAGTGACAGGGGCCACTCACCTGCCTCGGCAAGAGTTGCTGCCACGGGGGAGCACTTGGGCAGCCCCAGGATGGTTCGAAGTGCTTTCCGGTGTAGTCCCTCCAGCAGGTCCCTCCTGGCCGGCGACAGGGTCACCAGTGGGAGGCCGTACAGCAGCACTGAGGACGCCGCAGCCTGGTTGAGCCGCAGAGCCCACTTGGCCGAGCAGCCGCGACCTCGCTGCTGCAGCTTGGTGATGGCCCCCTGGACTCGTTTCACCCTTGTGGCAGCAGCCTTGGCAGCAGGGATCCACGTGAGCCGGTGGTCCACGGTGAGCCCCAGGTACTTCACCGTCAGCCTCCAGGGTAGGTTGCGGTTGCCGACCTTCAGCCGTCTCACGTAGGTTCGTCCCGCAGCCAGTGGATGTatcagcagggcctcggtcttggTGGCAGAGACCTTGAGCCCGATGCCTCCGAGGTAGGTGATCACCGCATCCAGGGCCGCCTGCAGTGACCTCCGGATGGCAGGGATGGACTGCCGTGGTCCCCGAGCCCAGAGTGCCACGTCGTCGGCGTACACCGAACAGCGGGCTGGGAACCTGGTGTCTGTCGGGAGGGAAGCTGGAAGTCCCGCCAGCGCCAAGTTGAACAGGAAGGGGCTCAGCacagagccctgtggtacacctgcaGTGATGTCCCTGGGTTGGCTGGTCTCCTTTCCGACTCTGACGCGGAAGGTCCTCCCGGACAGGAAGGCAGTCACAAAGCCTCGGAGGCATCCGCTGATGCCAAGTCGGTCGAGGGCCGCCTCGATGACCACATGTGGGAGCCCGTCGAATGCGTTCTCTAcatccagcagcagcagcatggccaCGTCCCCGCTGTTCCTTGCGTCCTCGAGGGTGGCAACGACGTCTGAGATGGAGTCTGCTGTGCACCGGTGCCGCCTGAAACCCGTCTGCTGCTCCGGGAAGAAGCCCAGCTGGTCGGCGATCCACTCCAGTCTCTCTAGGGCCACCCTCTCCATCACCTTGCATGGTGCAGAGGTCAGAGAAACTGGCCTGTATGAGGAGAGGGCCGTGGCTTTCTTCCCGGGTTTCAGGATTGGCGCCACCACTGCAGTTCGCCAGGATTCCGGCAGGGTCCCAGCGCTCCAGATGTCGTTGTAAAGCTCCAGGAGGCGTTGTCGACCAGTCCCATCCAGGTTTCGGAGCATTTGGAACGTGATGCCATCTGCACCTGGAGCACTCCGCCTCCTGGATCCCTCGAGGGCAGCCACCAGCTCGTGCATTGCAATGGGCTCGCTGCAAAGCTCATGTACCTGAGCAGCCACCCATCCAGGATGGTGGCAAGAGGCAGGGCATGGTAGGGCAGCAGGTGGAGGTGCAGCAGGCAGTTGGGCGACATCCCTGGCAGCGAACTGGTCAGCGAGCTGTTCGGCCAAGTCTGCAGCCTGGATGGAAAAGTGCACAGCCAGTGACAGCACCTGATTGAAGGCCCGGGGCACCGTCAGCAGGCTCTTCAGCAGGCGCCAGGCTCGTGTCCCATCTCGTGCGTCGTTGATGGAGACGCAGACGCCGATCCAGCCCTGGTTCCTGCGTCTGCGTGCATGGCGTCTGCAGACGGCGTCGACCCTCCGGAACGC
The sequence above is a segment of the Rhipicephalus microplus isolate Deutch F79 unplaced genomic scaffold, USDA_Rmic scaffold_395, whole genome shotgun sequence genome. Coding sequences within it:
- the LOC142794284 gene encoding uncharacterized protein LOC142794284, which encodes RRNQGWIGVCVSINDARDGTRAWRLLKSLLTVPRAFNQVLSLAVHFSIQAADLAEQLADQFAARDVAQLPAAPPPAALPCPASCHHPGWVAAQVHELCSEPIAMHELVAALEGSRRRSAPGADGITFQMLRNLDGTGRQRLLELYNDIWSAGTLPESWRTAVVAPILKPGKKATALSSYRPVSLTSAPCKVMERVALERLEWIADQLGFFPEQQTGFRRHRCTADSISDVVATLEDARNSGDVAMLLLLDVENAFDGLPHVVIEAALDRLGISGCLRGFVTAFLSGRTFRVRVGKETSQPRDITAGVPQGSVLSPFLFNLALAGLPASLPTDTRFPARCSVYADDVALWARGPRQSIPAIRRSLQAALDAVITYLGGIGLKVSATKTEALLIHPLAAGRTYVRRLKVGNRNLPWRLTVKYLGLTVDHRLTWIPAAKAAATRVKRVQGAITKLQQRGRGCSAKWALRLNQAAASSVLLYGLPLVTLSPARRDLLEGLHRKALRTILGLPKCSPVAATLAEAGEWPLSLRMLQRALGHIDRLHRAADGRALLERLRNQPQSRMGGLCQLYHEMVPDPPVPVASPPPHHRPPEVHLFLDGAAKHRTPAAALQQAATCKLQEQLAGRLQVFTDGSVLADGTAAAACVIPSRASSRQCQLPFPASSTAAELAGLHLAADLLAEDPPAEPVAVVCDSRAALQTLSNHRRGGLNGSLLASKFRALTTSGTSVSFHWLPSHVGIAGNEEADTLAKAAHQPGTPITRAVAARDFTQARLKKLLITVHPDQRVASGRGPKLLPEKGLTRRERATLLRLRTGCVWTAARRHAKGRCTSPACDRCGDPETLEHLLCACPGLAQERSRLTTAYRRQGLPASTLEHFIFPSRPHLPALRSLVVFLDETGIAAYR